The genomic DNA CATAACGAAATACAAAAAAGCATTGCTTTTCTTGAAAGTTTGGATGTAGAAGACGAAGATTAGCGAAATAAATTTCGTGCTAAGACTTTTTGTCTTTTAGTTTAAGCTAATCGATAGAAATACCTATCACCAAAACATCATCCAATTGTTCATGTTCTCCGCGCCAATCAAGTAAAGCAGCATGTAGATGTTTGCGTTTTTCTTCTTGGTTTTCTATCAGGCAATTGTCGGACAATAAGGCTTTAAACTTTTTATAATTGAGTTTCTTTCCTTTTGGACCGCCAAACTGATCGGGATAGCCGTCTGTAAAAATAAAAATCTTATCGCCTTGCTGTAATTGGATTTCATGATTGGTAAATTTTTCCTTATCGCGAGCATGAATACCAATAGGCATACGATTACCTTTTTGCTCAATCAGTTCGTTATTTCGGAAAATATAAAGAGGATTATAAGCACCGGAGAATTGTATTACATTTGTTTCTGTATCTAATACTATCAAGGCTATATCCATACCATCTTTCTGCGTATCCTTATCATCCGATTGATGTAGCGATTTAATTACATTTTCGCGAAGACGTTCGAGTATGGTTCCGGCTAAATATTTTTTCATTTGTCCGGTAATCTCATTCAAGAAAGCAATTCCTAACATGCTCATAAATGCTCCGGGAACACCATGTCCGGTACAATCGGCAGCAGCAATAATTAAATGCTTACCTTTTTTAGAATACCAATAAAAATCGCCACTAACAATATCTTTTGGCATATACAGAATAAAACATTCAGGAAAAATCTTATACAACTCTGTTTCGGGACGCATAGTTGCGTGTTGAATACGGCGCGCATAATTAATACTGTCGGTAATATGTTTGTTTTTCTCAGCGAGAAGTTCGTTTTTTTGCGAAATTTCTACAGTACGTTCGGCAACTTTATTCTCTAATATTTCCTTTTCTTTTTGCAGTTTATAAATACGATAGCGAACAAAACTTATAGTAGATACAACTATAATAAATGTTACTAAACTGATAAACCACCAAGTTAACCAAAATGGAGGTTTTACTCTGAAAGAATAAGTTGCAGCTTGTTCAGTCCAAATGTTATTATTGTTTTTTGCTCTAACTTTAAATGTATAGTTTTTTGCTGATAAGTTAGAAAAAGAAATATTTTCTTGTTTTGTAATAGGGCGCCAATCGGCATCCAAACCTTCAAGCTTAACTTGATATTCTATAGCACTTTCGTCACTTAATGAAATGGCATGATAGTTAAATAAGAAAGAATTCTGATTATAAGGAAATACTTCATCCTGAACAATCTGATGGTCTTTCAAATTTACTTTAAGGTTGGTGATATGAATAAATGGTTCCTTATCAAAGGTGATGCTTTCATCTTCATTAAAAATCATTAGTCCATCGGTAGCTCCAAACAGAACTTGATGATCAAGCATCTCCAATACTGCTCCTATTTTTGTTTCTATTCCGGTAAAGCCTAGTCTTTCGGTATAGTGGCTTATTAAGCCTGTTTTAAGATTGTATTTGTTTAGTCCGTTGCTACTTCCAATATAAAGATTGTTATTATCATCAAAACGCAAAAGAGTAACATAGTCGGAAAGTAATCCGCTACTTTTATCCAGTACTTTTATTAAAGTATCTGTCTCAAATTTATAAACGCCATTATAACTTCCTACCCAAATTTCTCCGCTTGGAGATTCTCCATAACATATAGGAGTTATCCCATTTGTTTTAACATAATGTCCAATAATATTATTTTCAATAAAAGATATTCCTCTACCACGAATCCCTACCCACAACTTTTCTTTTGAGTCTAAGAATAAAGACGAGATATCATTTCCTCCCAAATTATTAGTCTGAGATAAACGCCAAGTTTTTCGAGAATCAATTTCGTAATTAATTAATCCATCAACCGTTCCTATGTAGAGATTATTGTTTTTTGTAACAACCATTCCCGAAATAAGTTTAGCTTGACGAGGTAAATTAGAATTTAAAAAGGGATCGAAAATAAAAGCTTCTTTTTTTATGTCAAATTTTTGAATACCGGTAGTAGCAAATCCTATCCAAAGATTT from Bacteroidales bacterium includes the following:
- a CDS encoding SpoIIE family protein phosphatase, with the translated sequence MNSRFRNRLWNNYLKLVFLVVASLPLTLNAQTYYFENYSVQQGLPNSKVYSILQDSGGFVWIATPSGLSKFDGTDFTSIGKDYGLPETSVRALFIDSNDNLWIGFESGNVYVKQDNDFTQIINDSINPKGEITDFIENAEKSIIVSTVGAGAFYITNPLKPEQKIQRFTGKEGLSDEIYKTICLNNGDIFFATNVDLKYQTADSINFQFFRPKNFPSFFLTASILQDRQGNLWIGKYNGGLYKYDFKKDEFTFFDYRDGLAKNFVSTLFQDSKGNIWAGTWGGGISVLDGEKITHNYTLSNGLQGLNIRKIIEDAEGNILIATHENGFSIFKGAQFLSYTEDNGLPNNQVWALEKGKDNQLWLGTNLGIALVNVLDKKNIKVDKIYNKKNSNILEDKIRNITSDAQGNLWIGFATTGIQKFDIKKEAFIFDPFLNSNLPRQAKLISGMVVTKNNNLYIGTVDGLINYEIDSRKTWRLSQTNNLGGNDISSLFLDSKEKLWVGIRGRGISFIENNIIGHYVKTNGITPICYGESPSGEIWVGSYNGVYKFETDTLIKVLDKSSGLLSDYVTLLRFDDNNNLYIGSSNGLNKYNLKTGLISHYTERLGFTGIETKIGAVLEMLDHQVLFGATDGLMIFNEDESITFDKEPFIHITNLKVNLKDHQIVQDEVFPYNQNSFLFNYHAISLSDESAIEYQVKLEGLDADWRPITKQENISFSNLSAKNYTFKVRAKNNNNIWTEQAATYSFRVKPPFWLTWWFISLVTFIIVVSTISFVRYRIYKLQKEKEILENKVAERTVEISQKNELLAEKNKHITDSINYARRIQHATMRPETELYKIFPECFILYMPKDIVSGDFYWYSKKGKHLIIAAADCTGHGVPGAFMSMLGIAFLNEITGQMKKYLAGTILERLRENVIKSLHQSDDKDTQKDGMDIALIVLDTETNVIQFSGAYNPLYIFRNNELIEQKGNRMPIGIHARDKEKFTNHEIQLQQGDKIFIFTDGYPDQFGGPKGKKLNYKKFKALLSDNCLIENQEEKRKHLHAALLDWRGEHEQLDDVLVIGISID